A window of the Streptomyces sp. JB150 genome harbors these coding sequences:
- a CDS encoding ABC transporter ATP-binding protein, whose protein sequence is MTSAVTIPRHGGTGGRTAVAARARQVVKAYGAGETRVVALDHVDVDIARGQFTAIMGPSGSGKSTLMHCLAGLDTVTSGQIHLDETEITGLKDKKLTRLRRDRIGFIFQAFNLLPTLNAIENITLPMDIAGRKPDKEWLERVVDTVGLAGRLKHRPTQLSGGQQQRVAVARALAARPEIIFGDEPTGNLDSRAGAEVLGFLRRSVDELGQTIVMVTHDPVAASYADRVLYLADGRIVDEMHQPTAEQVLDRMKDFDARGRTS, encoded by the coding sequence GTGACTTCGGCTGTAACCATTCCCAGGCACGGGGGCACTGGAGGGCGTACGGCCGTCGCCGCGCGGGCGCGGCAGGTCGTCAAGGCCTACGGGGCCGGGGAGACCCGCGTCGTCGCCCTCGACCATGTCGACGTGGACATCGCCCGCGGCCAGTTCACCGCGATCATGGGCCCCTCGGGGTCCGGCAAGTCCACCCTGATGCACTGCCTGGCCGGCCTCGACACCGTGACGAGCGGTCAGATCCACCTGGACGAGACCGAGATCACCGGGCTGAAGGACAAGAAGCTCACCCGGCTGCGGCGCGACCGCATCGGGTTCATCTTCCAGGCCTTCAACCTGCTGCCGACGCTGAACGCGATCGAGAACATCACGCTCCCCATGGACATCGCCGGCCGCAAGCCGGACAAGGAGTGGCTGGAGCGCGTGGTGGACACCGTCGGGCTCGCCGGGCGGCTCAAGCACCGCCCCACCCAGCTCTCCGGCGGCCAGCAGCAGCGGGTCGCCGTGGCCCGCGCCCTGGCCGCGCGGCCCGAGATCATCTTCGGTGACGAGCCGACCGGCAACCTCGACTCCCGCGCGGGCGCCGAAGTCCTCGGCTTCCTGCGCCGCTCGGTGGACGAGCTGGGGCAGACCATCGTGATGGTCACCCACGACCCGGTCGCCGCCTCGTACGCGGACCGCGTGCTGTACCTCGCCGACGGCCGGATCGTCGACGAGATGCACCAGCCGACCGCCGAGCAGGTGCTGGACCGGATGAAGGACTTCGACGCCCGGGGGCGCACGTCATGA
- a CDS encoding MFS transporter: MRRHGTGTRAADPAGRTPDARGRGPVVAALMLSMALAALDSTIVATAVPQIVGDLGGFSVFSWLFSGYLLAVTVSLPVYGKLSDTFGRKPVLVVGAAVFLLGSLLCALAWNMAALIAFRVVQGLGGGALQGTVQTLAADLYPLKERPRIQSKLSTVWAVSAVAGPGVGGLLAAYADWRWIFLVNLPVGAVALWLIVRHLHEPQREKTVTRARVDWAGALAVFACGGLLLTALVQGGVAWPWLSAPSLALFGAGLVLLVVVVLVERRAAEPIMPGWVWRRRTIAAVNLALGALGLLMVAPTVFLPTYAQAVLGLGPVAAGFVLSVWTLSWPVSAAFSQHVYRRIGFRDTAMLGIGTATLVLAAFPLLPYPGQAWQPALLMLVLGAALGLFQLPLIVGVQSTVGWAERGTTTASVLFCRQTGQTVGATAFGAVANGVLAARLGGTGNLDAIAHGLDTGAATETARRAIADAVHAVYLGAAGAAALAFLVLLVLAPRRFPVLTDN; the protein is encoded by the coding sequence GTGCGCCGGCACGGCACCGGCACACGCGCCGCGGACCCGGCCGGCCGCACGCCGGACGCCCGCGGCCGCGGCCCCGTCGTCGCCGCGCTGATGCTGTCCATGGCGCTCGCCGCGCTGGACTCCACCATCGTCGCCACCGCCGTCCCGCAGATCGTCGGCGACCTCGGCGGCTTCTCCGTCTTCTCCTGGCTGTTCTCCGGCTATCTGCTCGCCGTCACCGTCAGCCTCCCGGTCTACGGCAAGCTGTCCGACACCTTCGGCCGCAAACCGGTGCTCGTCGTCGGCGCGGCCGTCTTCCTGCTCGGCTCGCTGCTGTGCGCGCTGGCCTGGAACATGGCCGCGCTCATCGCCTTCCGCGTCGTCCAGGGCCTGGGCGGCGGCGCCCTCCAGGGCACCGTGCAGACCCTGGCCGCCGACCTCTACCCGCTGAAGGAACGCCCGAGGATCCAGTCGAAGCTGTCCACCGTGTGGGCCGTCTCGGCGGTCGCGGGGCCCGGCGTGGGCGGCCTGCTCGCCGCGTACGCCGACTGGCGGTGGATCTTCCTCGTCAACCTGCCCGTCGGCGCGGTCGCCCTGTGGCTGATCGTGCGTCACCTGCACGAGCCGCAGCGGGAGAAGACGGTCACCCGCGCGCGGGTCGACTGGGCGGGCGCGCTGGCCGTGTTCGCCTGCGGCGGGCTGCTGCTGACCGCGCTGGTGCAGGGCGGGGTGGCCTGGCCGTGGCTGTCGGCGCCGTCGCTGGCGCTGTTCGGGGCCGGGCTCGTGCTGCTCGTGGTCGTGGTGCTGGTGGAGCGCCGGGCGGCCGAGCCGATCATGCCGGGCTGGGTCTGGCGGCGCCGCACGATCGCGGCCGTGAACTTGGCGCTGGGCGCGCTCGGCCTGCTGATGGTGGCGCCCACGGTGTTCCTGCCGACGTACGCGCAGGCGGTGCTCGGACTCGGCCCCGTCGCCGCCGGGTTCGTGCTCTCGGTGTGGACGCTCAGCTGGCCGGTGTCGGCGGCGTTCAGCCAGCACGTCTACCGCAGGATCGGCTTTCGCGACACGGCCATGCTGGGCATCGGCACGGCCACCCTCGTCCTCGCCGCGTTCCCGCTCCTGCCGTATCCGGGCCAGGCCTGGCAGCCGGCGCTGCTGATGCTGGTGCTCGGCGCCGCGCTCGGCCTGTTCCAGCTGCCGCTGATCGTCGGTGTGCAGTCGACGGTCGGCTGGGCGGAGCGCGGCACGACCACCGCGTCGGTGCTGTTCTGCCGGCAGACCGGTCAGACCGTCGGGGCCACCGCCTTCGGCGCGGTCGCCAACGGGGTGCTGGCCGCCCGCCTCGGCGGCACCGGGAACCTCGACGCCATCGCCCACGGCCTGGACACCGGCGCCGCCACCGAGACGGCCCGGCGGGCCATCGCGGACGCGGTCCACGCGGTGTACCTGGGCGCGGCGGGGGCGGCGGCACTGGCCTTCCTGGTGCTGCTGGTCCTGGCGCCCCGCCGCTTCCCGGTCCTCACGGACAACTGA
- a CDS encoding GNAT family N-acetyltransferase translates to MVTLERLRADHAEALLAFERENREYFARTVPDRGDAYFTGFADRLRALLAEQDAGICHFHVVRDEAGHLVGRVNLVDAEDGEAELGYRVGARYAGRGVATQAVRLVCRTAATAYGLRALTAVTTLDNAASRAVLRRTGFTETGPVRVDGRPGVAFRRPTARFEVR, encoded by the coding sequence ATGGTGACCTTGGAGCGGCTGCGGGCCGACCACGCGGAGGCGCTGCTGGCGTTCGAGCGGGAGAACCGGGAGTACTTCGCCCGCACGGTGCCCGACCGCGGCGACGCGTACTTCACCGGCTTCGCCGACCGCCTCCGCGCGCTGCTCGCCGAACAGGACGCGGGGATCTGCCACTTCCACGTCGTGCGCGACGAGGCCGGACACCTCGTCGGCCGCGTCAACCTGGTCGACGCCGAGGACGGCGAGGCGGAACTCGGCTACCGCGTGGGCGCCCGGTACGCGGGCCGGGGCGTCGCCACTCAGGCGGTGCGCCTGGTGTGCCGTACGGCGGCCACGGCGTACGGGCTGCGCGCGCTCACCGCGGTCACCACCCTGGACAACGCCGCCTCCCGGGCCGTGCTCCGGCGCACCGGCTTCACCGAGACCGGGCCGGTGCGCGTGGACGGCCGTCCCGGAGTGGCGTTCCGGCGCCCGACCGCTCGGTTCGAGGTGAGGTGA
- a CDS encoding cellulose-binding protein codes for MSSASVSPHGFVTVRGRGYHPAQVDAFTAALCRDRDAGWERAARLTVLAREMEAEAGCLRETVARLAPQTYEALGERARRLFRLGQAEAAEVRERARREADERVARARAYADGVRRAAREYAETLRAEAGDRARHRLLAARAEADEVRVAARREVEECRAEAVAALREVRQRTLAVLAGRQEDHVGRWAAAERAAAERAAALEARHAARIARAEAALREAERALADAGEAARLRQEEARARAAGIVAEARLCEERIARETERVLREHGKRRDGVQAHMEHVRACLAALTGEHAPAK; via the coding sequence ATGAGCAGCGCGTCGGTGTCACCACATGGCTTCGTGACCGTCCGGGGGCGCGGGTACCACCCGGCGCAGGTCGACGCGTTCACCGCGGCGCTGTGCCGGGACCGTGACGCCGGCTGGGAGCGGGCCGCCCGGCTCACCGTGCTGGCCAGGGAGATGGAGGCGGAGGCGGGGTGCCTGCGCGAGACGGTCGCGCGGCTCGCGCCGCAGACGTACGAGGCGCTGGGGGAGCGCGCCCGGCGGCTGTTCCGGCTGGGGCAGGCGGAGGCGGCCGAGGTGCGCGAGCGGGCACGGCGCGAGGCGGACGAGCGGGTCGCGCGGGCGCGGGCGTACGCCGACGGGGTGCGCCGGGCGGCGCGGGAGTACGCCGAGACGCTGCGCGCGGAGGCCGGGGACCGGGCCCGTCACCGGCTGCTCGCGGCGCGCGCCGAGGCCGACGAGGTCCGGGTCGCCGCGCGGCGGGAGGTGGAGGAGTGTCGTGCGGAGGCGGTCGCCGCGCTGCGGGAGGTGCGGCAGCGCACCCTCGCGGTCCTCGCCGGACGCCAAGAGGACCACGTCGGGCGGTGGGCCGCCGCCGAGCGCGCGGCCGCGGAGCGCGCCGCCGCGCTGGAGGCCCGCCACGCGGCCCGGATCGCCCGCGCCGAGGCCGCGCTCCGGGAGGCCGAGCGGGCCCTGGCCGACGCCGGGGAGGCGGCCCGGCTGCGGCAGGAGGAGGCGCGGGCGCGGGCCGCCGGGATCGTCGCCGAGGCCCGGCTGTGCGAGGAGCGGATCGCGCGGGAGACCGAGCGGGTGCTGCGCGAGCACGGGAAGCGCCGGGACGGCGTACAGGCGCACATGGAGCATGTACGGGCGTGCCTGGCGGCGCTCACGGGCGAGCACGCGCCTGCCAAGTGA
- a CDS encoding SUKH-4 family immunity protein: MVTFAQAQERAEEWINGDVPAYQHREVRVREFDLGFVVWAEDRPDGPRSDGGGQRLVIARDSGEATLWPSLPVGEVIRRYEEEYGRAESAGEAAPAPAARVDLNQTSFLLSPPEWLQEAADKLGIPDQRGARGGTAEGADSSGSVAAGEAGAGSAGSAGSAGTGPVDAEPVDAEPRDAVPGFAAPAPGSALPQTQAGIPAGAAAQGAPGAPGAVPGAPAGATPWAGTDTNADAGEDRSVPLPETVFAPPLSGADDEPPPAAPSVVPDAKTALMSGGSQLPPTAIAPAIEDPQAQGAQAGQAGPGVPGGPGAQAGPGGSGAPSAPGVPPAPGAHHTPPPAPSAPPAPPVPGAPVPGAPQGSTPPPAAPPVPPAPQGSTPPPPSYGYPPQAGDIADAATGKAAPPPRRGRGATPPPPPGAPGTPGVRPGATPPPPGGTPAGGAYAPTQLVSALGPDAPAGPGAPGAPTPPGPPGAPNTPGGTPPGGVHHAATMLADPSRMGPGAPQPPGAPGAPRTPGAPGAPGAPGGQGGVHHAETMLAGPPVGGPGVPPPPQAPGVPGMPPGAPGVPGVPGVAGAPQPVPPVPGGPLPGQPVPGQPVPGQPMPGQVPGVQPPAYGYPQQQGLPTVGPGYQAVLRYRAQDGSEQQLIRRSAPGTPHPEWQIFHELRAMNVPPDQVLELHTELESCELPGAYCARMIREQWPQARITSIAPYGTDHASRQQGMRQLLAHQGELHQVADGPARPAPVRVPVPPVPPAPPIPPEGVAHEVAAAFGPGVFRFEQAAVSRQGVPPIVAHTLVVAGLPVDMGPFFWAQAQPGRPVPTLAELAQERGVQPAADAGSYLVMGTDFGKAICVQYGTANIVAVPVEAGPGGAPVPPQFVNTGLPEFARCLALLGRMWRLRFGLNQEQAGRWTVDFQAQLAALDPAALGSPESWWSVLLEQMWDGLL; encoded by the coding sequence ATGGTGACGTTCGCGCAGGCGCAGGAGCGCGCCGAGGAGTGGATCAACGGGGACGTGCCGGCGTACCAGCACCGTGAGGTGCGGGTGCGGGAGTTCGACCTCGGTTTCGTGGTGTGGGCGGAGGACCGTCCCGACGGGCCGCGTTCGGACGGCGGGGGTCAGCGGCTGGTGATCGCCCGGGACAGCGGTGAGGCGACGCTGTGGCCGTCGCTGCCGGTGGGTGAGGTGATCCGCCGTTACGAGGAGGAGTACGGCCGTGCGGAGTCGGCGGGCGAGGCCGCGCCGGCGCCCGCGGCGCGGGTGGATCTGAACCAGACGTCGTTCCTGCTGAGTCCGCCGGAGTGGTTGCAGGAGGCGGCGGACAAGCTGGGCATCCCGGATCAGCGGGGTGCGCGGGGCGGTACGGCGGAGGGTGCTGACTCTTCGGGCTCTGTGGCGGCCGGGGAAGCGGGCGCGGGCTCTGCGGGTTCTGCGGGCTCTGCGGGGACCGGGCCGGTGGACGCGGAGCCGGTGGACGCGGAACCGCGGGACGCGGTGCCCGGGTTCGCGGCGCCGGCCCCGGGTTCGGCGTTGCCGCAGACGCAGGCCGGGATTCCGGCCGGTGCGGCGGCGCAGGGTGCCCCGGGGGCGCCGGGTGCCGTGCCCGGTGCGCCGGCGGGGGCGACGCCGTGGGCCGGGACGGACACCAACGCGGATGCCGGCGAGGACCGTTCGGTGCCGCTGCCGGAGACCGTGTTCGCGCCGCCGTTGAGCGGCGCCGACGACGAGCCGCCGCCGGCCGCGCCGTCGGTGGTGCCGGACGCGAAGACGGCGCTGATGTCGGGCGGCAGCCAGCTGCCGCCGACGGCGATCGCGCCGGCGATCGAGGACCCGCAGGCGCAGGGCGCTCAGGCGGGGCAGGCAGGGCCGGGCGTGCCGGGCGGACCGGGTGCTCAGGCGGGACCGGGCGGGTCCGGGGCGCCGAGCGCTCCCGGAGTGCCGCCCGCGCCGGGGGCGCACCACACGCCGCCGCCCGCGCCGTCCGCGCCTCCCGCCCCGCCCGTGCCGGGGGCGCCGGTTCCGGGTGCGCCGCAGGGGAGTACGCCTCCTCCGGCCGCGCCGCCCGTACCGCCCGCGCCGCAGGGCAGCACGCCGCCCCCGCCGTCCTACGGCTACCCGCCGCAGGCCGGGGACATCGCCGACGCCGCGACCGGCAAGGCGGCTCCGCCGCCACGGCGCGGCCGGGGTGCGACGCCGCCGCCTCCGCCGGGTGCGCCGGGCACTCCGGGCGTCCGGCCGGGCGCCACGCCCCCGCCGCCGGGCGGTACCCCGGCGGGCGGCGCGTACGCGCCCACGCAGCTCGTGTCCGCCCTCGGCCCCGACGCTCCCGCGGGTCCGGGCGCTCCGGGCGCTCCCACCCCGCCGGGCCCGCCGGGTGCGCCGAACACGCCCGGCGGTACGCCTCCGGGCGGTGTCCACCACGCCGCCACGATGCTGGCCGACCCCTCCCGGATGGGGCCGGGCGCGCCCCAGCCGCCGGGCGCTCCGGGCGCCCCGCGCACACCCGGTGCCCCAGGCGCCCCTGGTGCGCCCGGCGGGCAGGGCGGCGTGCACCACGCGGAGACCATGCTGGCCGGCCCGCCGGTCGGCGGTCCGGGCGTGCCCCCGCCGCCGCAGGCGCCCGGCGTGCCCGGTATGCCTCCGGGCGCCCCGGGTGTTCCGGGTGTGCCGGGTGTCGCGGGTGCCCCGCAGCCGGTGCCGCCCGTGCCGGGCGGGCCCCTGCCCGGTCAGCCGGTGCCGGGTCAGCCGGTGCCCGGTCAGCCGATGCCGGGTCAGGTGCCGGGTGTGCAGCCCCCCGCGTACGGCTATCCGCAGCAGCAGGGACTGCCGACGGTCGGCCCCGGCTACCAGGCCGTGCTGCGCTACCGCGCGCAGGACGGCTCGGAGCAGCAGCTGATCCGGCGGTCCGCGCCGGGCACGCCGCACCCGGAGTGGCAGATCTTCCACGAGCTGCGGGCGATGAACGTGCCGCCGGACCAGGTGCTGGAGCTGCACACCGAGCTGGAGTCGTGCGAGCTGCCGGGGGCGTACTGCGCGCGGATGATCCGTGAGCAGTGGCCGCAGGCGCGGATCACGTCCATCGCGCCGTACGGCACGGACCACGCGAGCCGGCAGCAGGGGATGCGGCAGCTGCTGGCGCACCAGGGTGAGCTGCACCAGGTCGCGGACGGGCCCGCGCGTCCGGCGCCGGTGCGGGTGCCGGTGCCGCCGGTGCCGCCGGCGCCGCCGATCCCGCCGGAGGGCGTGGCGCATGAGGTGGCGGCGGCGTTCGGGCCGGGTGTCTTCCGGTTCGAGCAGGCCGCGGTGTCCCGGCAGGGCGTGCCGCCGATCGTCGCGCACACCCTGGTGGTGGCCGGTCTGCCGGTGGACATGGGACCGTTCTTCTGGGCGCAGGCCCAGCCGGGGCGGCCCGTTCCGACGCTGGCGGAGCTGGCGCAGGAGCGCGGCGTGCAGCCGGCCGCGGACGCGGGGTCGTACCTCGTCATGGGCACGGACTTCGGCAAGGCGATCTGTGTGCAGTACGGGACGGCGAACATCGTCGCCGTGCCGGTGGAGGCGGGGCCGGGCGGTGCGCCGGTGCCGCCGCAGTTCGTGAACACCGGTCTGCCGGAGTTCGCCCGCTGCCTGGCGCTGCTGGGCCGGATGTGGCGGCTGCGATTCGGGCTGAACCAGGAGCAGGCGGGCCGCTGGACCGTCGACTTCCAGGCCCAGCTGGCCGCGCTGGACCCGGCGGCGCTCGGTTCGCCGGAGAGCTGGTGGTCGGTGCTGCTGGAGCAGATGTGGGACGGGCTGCTGTGA
- a CDS encoding HNH endonuclease gives MTTGRLGLGAPPGRQAGGQAAPPNAAYAGQVVHFPDPVRAARHPRGVRVDERGYPDFSPYARAAAEIADPPEGFGVDELRLTDYVSANAALAATGHELWDTIPAVATPHGWTWHHVAGTRRLELVPVEVKALLRHHGGIATAAVDHGKRGTRPLQETRPAHFGLPKSGVAVTEAQVQGVEEDLGYRLPGAYRSFLKAAGGCAPVGTALDAELGLLVDQPFFTVRDEAAVNDLVYVNKCLRDHLTKDYLGVGFVQGGLLAVKVKGERVGSVWFCAYDDARDVDPSWSPAERVERLLLPCGEDFDAFLSRLAGSPPELETVANLMVDGGFARSVPVSGE, from the coding sequence ATGACGACAGGTCGGCTCGGGCTGGGGGCGCCTCCCGGCCGCCAGGCCGGGGGACAAGCCGCGCCGCCGAACGCGGCCTACGCCGGGCAGGTCGTGCACTTCCCGGATCCGGTCCGGGCGGCCCGTCACCCGAGAGGGGTGCGGGTGGACGAGCGCGGCTACCCCGACTTCTCGCCGTACGCCCGCGCGGCGGCGGAGATCGCGGATCCGCCGGAGGGTTTCGGCGTCGACGAGCTGCGGCTGACGGACTACGTGTCGGCGAACGCGGCGCTGGCGGCGACGGGGCACGAGCTGTGGGACACGATTCCGGCGGTGGCGACGCCGCACGGCTGGACGTGGCACCACGTGGCGGGGACGCGGCGGCTGGAGCTGGTGCCGGTCGAGGTGAAGGCGTTGCTGCGGCATCACGGCGGGATCGCGACGGCGGCGGTGGACCACGGCAAGCGGGGCACGCGGCCGTTGCAGGAGACGCGGCCGGCGCATTTCGGGCTGCCGAAGTCGGGTGTGGCGGTGACCGAGGCGCAGGTGCAGGGCGTCGAGGAGGACCTGGGTTACCGGCTGCCGGGCGCGTACCGGTCGTTCCTGAAGGCGGCGGGTGGTTGCGCGCCGGTCGGGACGGCGCTGGACGCGGAGCTGGGGCTGCTGGTGGACCAGCCGTTCTTCACGGTGCGGGACGAGGCGGCGGTCAACGACCTGGTGTACGTCAACAAGTGCCTGCGGGACCATCTGACCAAGGACTACCTGGGGGTCGGGTTCGTGCAGGGCGGTCTGCTCGCCGTGAAGGTGAAGGGCGAGCGGGTCGGTTCGGTGTGGTTCTGCGCGTACGACGACGCGCGTGACGTGGATCCGTCGTGGTCGCCAGCGGAGCGGGTGGAGCGGCTGCTGCTGCCGTGCGGTGAGGACTTCGACGCGTTCCTGTCGCGGCTCGCTGGGTCGCCGCCGGAGCTGGAGACCGTGGCGAATCTGATGGTGGACGGCGGTTTCGCGCGGTCCGTTCCGGTGTCCGGGGAGTGA
- a CDS encoding YwqJ-related putative deaminase, with protein MNATQTGPHTNSSGDPRVGWSTTDERPAPTLRHRRDGILPTVAAALSVRGTTLTGTAARGDQPPTLHPLVQDFLDTLTSAQRDRFTGRCAETILISRHLTAADATRSKRAARRPMTNGEARKALKHAKLTARRIREAGDPLHGSFAAPCRACAALSAHFGVRVVDPTATGD; from the coding sequence ATGAACGCGACACAAACAGGACCGCACACCAACTCCTCCGGCGACCCCCGCGTCGGCTGGAGCACCACCGACGAACGACCCGCCCCCACCCTGCGCCACCGCCGCGACGGCATACTCCCCACCGTCGCCGCCGCCCTCTCCGTCCGCGGCACCACCCTCACCGGCACCGCCGCCCGCGGCGACCAGCCCCCCACCCTGCACCCACTCGTCCAGGACTTCCTCGACACCCTCACCAGCGCCCAGCGCGACCGCTTCACCGGCCGCTGCGCCGAGACCATCCTCATCTCCCGCCACCTCACCGCCGCCGACGCCACCCGCAGCAAACGCGCCGCCCGCAGACCCATGACCAACGGCGAGGCCCGCAAAGCCCTCAAGCACGCCAAACTCACCGCCCGCCGCATCCGCGAGGCCGGCGACCCCCTCCACGGCAGCTTCGCCGCCCCCTGCCGCGCCTGCGCCGCCCTCAGCGCCCACTTCGGCGTCCGCGTCGTGGACCCCACCGCGACCGGCGACTGA
- a CDS encoding SUKH-3 domain-containing protein, with protein sequence MHTDRASTTRFSVPVDATLRAAGWQPGRWDIKQAEIWADTLREHLSPGGHRHAVFPAAVEAWAEFGGLHLNPTGPGRQLAPAALHLDPLHGLHLARTLGDLGRALGTEVSPLGAETDTQALLAIDAEGRVYALDHTGDWYLGPDIDHALTTLVAGLEPVRLTVAPTD encoded by the coding sequence ATGCACACCGACCGCGCCTCGACCACCCGCTTCTCCGTCCCCGTCGACGCCACCCTGCGCGCCGCCGGCTGGCAGCCCGGACGCTGGGACATCAAACAGGCCGAGATCTGGGCCGACACCCTGCGCGAACACCTCTCACCCGGCGGCCACCGCCACGCCGTCTTCCCCGCCGCCGTCGAAGCCTGGGCCGAGTTCGGCGGCCTCCACCTCAACCCCACCGGCCCCGGCCGCCAACTCGCGCCCGCCGCCCTGCACCTCGACCCCCTGCACGGCCTCCACCTGGCCCGCACCCTCGGCGACCTCGGCCGCGCCCTCGGCACCGAGGTCAGCCCGCTCGGCGCCGAGACCGACACCCAGGCCCTCCTCGCCATCGACGCCGAAGGCCGCGTCTACGCCCTCGACCACACCGGCGACTGGTACCTCGGCCCCGACATCGACCACGCCCTCACCACCCTCGTGGCCGGCCTGGAGCCCGTACGCCTCACCGTCGCCCCCACCGACTGA
- a CDS encoding histidine kinase, which yields MTTTGDDHTEARPGPWWWERRRGAVLDWSLALVSALECGAEGYPFAQDAGIPETAGVVFGVVAGSTLLVRRRWPIAVVLVSIAIAPAQMGLLLTVVGLYTLAASELPRRIIAALAGMSLLGTLVVTFVRARQDMAHGDVELSVGDWFVPFISITASLGVTAPPLLLGLYVGARRRLMESLRERADSLERELQLLAERAEERAEWARNEERTRIAREMHDVVAHRVSLMVVHAAALQAVARKDPEKAVKNAALVGDMGRQALTELREMLGVLRTAGDGVRRREGPAVALAAVGAAAAAAASRAADDPGEGPCLSELDELIGQSAAAGMVVDLSVEGEARAYAPEVEQTAYRVVQEALTNVHKHAAGAKTYVRLAHRVSEIAMQVENEPPPEAGAASSARLPSGGNGLVGMRERVVGLGGVFVSGPTESGGFRVSAVIPAS from the coding sequence ATGACCACGACGGGGGATGACCACACGGAGGCCCGTCCGGGGCCGTGGTGGTGGGAGAGACGGCGCGGTGCGGTGCTCGACTGGAGCCTCGCGCTGGTGTCGGCGCTGGAGTGCGGGGCGGAGGGGTATCCCTTCGCGCAGGACGCGGGGATCCCGGAGACGGCGGGGGTCGTCTTCGGGGTCGTGGCGGGGTCGACGCTGCTGGTGCGGCGGAGGTGGCCGATCGCCGTCGTCCTGGTGTCGATCGCGATCGCGCCGGCGCAGATGGGCCTGCTGCTGACGGTGGTGGGCCTCTACACGCTCGCCGCCTCCGAGCTGCCGCGCCGGATCATCGCGGCGCTGGCGGGGATGTCGCTGCTGGGCACGCTGGTGGTGACGTTCGTGCGGGCGCGGCAGGACATGGCGCACGGTGATGTCGAGCTGAGTGTGGGGGACTGGTTCGTTCCGTTCATCTCGATCACCGCCTCGCTGGGGGTGACGGCTCCGCCGCTGCTGCTGGGCCTGTACGTGGGGGCGCGGCGGCGGCTGATGGAGAGTCTGCGGGAGCGGGCGGATTCGCTGGAGCGGGAGCTTCAGCTGCTCGCGGAGCGGGCGGAGGAGCGGGCCGAGTGGGCGCGTAACGAGGAGCGGACGCGGATCGCGCGGGAGATGCACGACGTGGTCGCGCACCGGGTGAGTCTGATGGTGGTGCACGCGGCGGCGTTGCAGGCGGTGGCGCGCAAGGATCCCGAGAAGGCGGTGAAGAACGCCGCGCTGGTGGGGGACATGGGGCGGCAGGCGCTGACCGAGTTGCGGGAGATGCTGGGGGTGCTGCGTACGGCGGGGGACGGTGTGCGGCGGCGTGAGGGTCCGGCGGTGGCGCTGGCGGCGGTGGGTGCGGCGGCGGCCGCGGCGGCGTCGCGGGCCGCCGACGACCCGGGGGAGGGGCCGTGTCTGTCGGAGCTGGACGAGTTGATCGGGCAGTCGGCGGCGGCGGGGATGGTCGTGGATCTGTCGGTGGAGGGGGAGGCGCGGGCGTATGCGCCGGAGGTCGAGCAGACCGCGTACCGGGTGGTGCAGGAGGCGTTGACCAACGTGCACAAGCACGCGGCGGGGGCGAAGACGTACGTGCGGCTGGCGCACCGGGTGTCGGAGATCGCGATGCAGGTGGAGAACGAGCCGCCGCCGGAGGCGGGGGCGGCGTCGTCGGCCCGGTTGCCGTCGGGTGGCAACGGGCTGGTGGGGATGAGGGAGCGGGTCGTGGGGCTCGGCGGGGTGTTCGTGTCGGGGCCGACGGAGTCGGGGGGTTTCCGGGTGTCGGCGGTGATTCCGGCGTCGTAG